The Melanotaenia boesemani isolate fMelBoe1 chromosome 12, fMelBoe1.pri, whole genome shotgun sequence genome contains the following window.
TCTGAGCACAACTCCAGTGTCACAAATTCAGTGTTGTGGACAattgcagatgaagaggaatgtGACACCTCTTTGATCAGAAGTAAGTTATGACTCTAAAATTGGTTTAAGGTTACTTCTAAAAATAATGCTTATCTCTCCAAAGAAAGACAATTTGTTGAAAAGGTCTTTCACATATTAATGTgtcatcttttgtgtttgtaggaGCAACAGATactttgagaacatcaggagggAATCTAAGTTGTCAGAAGACAACAAAGTGGAAGAGGATTGGAGggtgtaatgtgtgattttagaggttcgtggtggtcggcagatgaaacacacaaagtcagagtgctagaataaatgtgtcaggtttattccccgcagctcatgacactcatcattacatctcaatgggttcagccttataagcatagcatagcttgccctacctttgacacggactggagagccaacaatcccggtagagtggcttagaaaaccccggctgggcgttcgtacgtaacccgcagcagactctaccgagatgtgggatttccccgtctttatacttatttagaaaaaacacaacatcgcatgagagagaggatggccagtcctttcccacaggcgaggatgagtcctgagatcctgtcttgtaaacatatttacaagacacccttttctcacccttccaaagataggcagttacacagttcccaaaacaagcagaataatataacatgcaggtggtcacttgggaacaagcagttatataacaccaatagtatacagatggtcattttaggacacaaattagatattcccatatcagaGGGCCAAAGCTCTCAACAACCGAAGGCACAGAGTGAGTTGAATCACTTAtagatttattaatttttaagttCCTTTAGAATGCATCAGATTTCTGATTTGCTTTTGTATCACATTACAGTGTTGTAGTCAGCAGTTTTATTTCTGGATACAacaactgaaatgtgttgtatgaACTGTGCATAAAGATGAAGTTTCTGGCAGTGCAGaggcagtaaaaatgttttatgttaattttttaatgtatacatTTAAAAGTGTTCTCACTGACCTATAAATGTCCTTCTCCATTGAGAgtaatatctaatgttttctgttaaagacTTTCAATTCACGCCGATCTGCTGCTCGCTCCATCTTAACCAATGAGGATTACAGATACCTGGAACGGGCGCCTGCATGCATGATGAGCGACGAGGAGACGGACACTAAAGACAAAGACGTGTGGAAAGCATATCCACCTGAATGGAGGGCAACAAGACTCACGGACACGTTAGAAAGGTGTCAGCGCCACCTCGTTGACCTACAAAAGATGTCCTCCAGGATGGTGCACCGGAGAGTGCTCAGTGGTGTATATAGCTAGAGGCAGCCGCTGAGAGGAATCagatccatttatttgaaataaaactgtgtgctttaattaagaaaaaaagaaaaacattggtctgtttttcatgtctgacatgttttcattcagctatGCAGTTATGTAGATGCACCTGATTTATTAGACTGCTTCATTCTGTTCTGTTCCCACTGTTCAGTTAATAATGCTGatattttttatacagtttaatcTGACAATGTCATTTTATAAATGCTTACTGAAATAgtaatgtgtaatttggtcaaatgatttgtACAACATGATGATGGTACACAAACCAAGATTAAAGACTGTCACATTATAACTATTGTGATGTTTGAAACTGACTGGGTGATTTTAACGTGCCTGCTACGATCTTATAAGATAAGAACTAGGTTGGTACTTTTACATGAAAGGTTACATGCCAAACCATATAATTAATGAAGAGAACCATTAAATCAGACAtattgcataaatgaaaaatccacGAATACCCCGCGGGCATCCGTCACGGATGTTCGACATATTTCCCGTGATCTGTGAACATGATCCGCCAATGATGAGGTCAGTATCCGAGGAGATCTAAAATTGGATCTGCGAGGGATCACATAAACACGCATCTTGTGGATACCTCGCGGATGAAAATCCGGGTTTTTGGATCTTTAGTGGTCCGGATCCGGAGAGATCTAAAAATAGGATCCATGAGGGATGCGGTGGAGATTTCCCTGTATCTTGTCCGTATTTGTGACAGTTACGGACAGATAGCGGCATCGGATCGCTCCATATCTTGGTACTTTTCGTCCAGTGTTTATTAAACACTGAGTCAAAGTCAAGATGAGGAGACCCATGACATCCATGAAGCTTTGGAGCTTGTGCCACGCTTTCTGAAACAGTGATTTGAAACAGCATATCAAATTAAAACACCACTATCACATGAACAATGACATTTGAAGCTGTGGACGCCATTGTCAGTGTTTCATAGGCTCATATTCTTTCAATGCATTCTGAGGGTGACAAATAACTGGACGGATATCAAAAGGTCAAAGAAAACATCAGGTGATCAACTTAGAAAGATCCCTGTGTGCAAAAACCAGTGACCCTGTCAATACTGGAAATCCTAACATAAGTTAAATTGGTCCAAATAAATAGTATTTGTTTTGTGCATCTATAAGATGAATGGGCACACATGACTCCACAGGTCATGATCTGGTTTCCTGTCCTGTATGAAGCTTGAGTTGGCATTTTTTCTACAGTACTAAGATGTTAATTTTTCCTTGTCCCGGCATCAGTTGCTTAGCAATTAGTAACAGCTCAATAGTTCTTTTAGTGTTCAGTCATGTAAAAATCCTGCTGTTTAAAGCATACTGGAACAGCTTTTCTCTACTTACCACCCACACCATCAAATTTCCTAGCCCATATCAAGTTTCCAAACATCACAATCCTTTCTCTTTCCCTATGAAGGGTGTATTATTTACAGAATTGATTGTTTTCAATAAAGCAAGCCAATAAAtccaactttaaaaaaagatgcaattcaGTATTGTACAGACACAAAatcattaacaaaaaaaaacaaacaaaaaaaaaaaaacttttatcatGGCATTTGTTTTTAGACTTTTCTTTACTAACACAATACATTTCTTTATactatttcttttctcttaataataaaagcaaacaaacaaaaatacctGAACCattcacaaacttttttttctcaggtcCCTTTACTTATAATGTTCTCTATCTGTAATTTTACAAAGTTTAACGGAACACTTATAAAACGTATATATTAAGCATTTCCCACCACCAACAATGTACATTGTGCAAATAACTTCATTATAGTGCAATGCTCATACTACTGCCTGCTAGTCTGACGTGCTTAAGCTGACACACttttaggctatgtccacatggcactgaagcaggttcaggtgtgaaaacggtgtgaaaatggtggtgaaaactaggagaaaggcttcaacgtCCCCACGACAgtgctgtagtacatactacaggctgtggggggtgctaaagagtaacactccaaagctagagcaaaacaaagaaagcgcAAATAAAGGCGTGTTGCAGAAAGTTCacattggaagcagagaagagaagatagctgaggattcactgcgaagcaaaagagaaacatttctttggagtaatgaagaagttgagtttcttcttcaaaaaatgcttgactacgAAGCATATAAAACacgaggaagggtggattgggaattgGCGTGTGTtcatcacattgacgtcatgTCCTCGAGTTGTGCGGCTTCGCTGTACGCACATTACcgcagacggtagaggactcaagcctatccactttggtacctggcttcagacatggtcggtttcatgtAGGCTAATAtctggcttcgtggggatgaaagggtggtttgctaaaaaaTTAGAAGCATCGTCTTGCTTCCCTCCATTTTTGCAACAAACTAACTACGGCTATGCCACCCAACTCCTGCgtgttttaataacaaaatgcCAAAAGATAGTGATGATGCGTTCAAAGACATTTGAAAACATAGGTGCTgaggaaataaattaattataatgaATGTAACCACGAGTTTACTGATGCAGACACGCTATAAAAGATATATTGTGCATTTAGCCGACAGCTGTATCCATTGTATCCCTCTTCTCTTCTGGAGAAATTGTCTTGACCAAGTTGAActaaattaaagattttttttaaaaaacctaaTAATTCAGTCAGGTTCAAAATGATTGAAATGATCCTTTATCAAAATAATTCTTTAGTGAAGAGACAAACAGCTGCATACTACACATCTGGACCAATGTGCAggctaaataatttaaaagaaaatcttaaagtgttttatttctgtaaggTGTATGCCAACACCCTGGGGCGCCGAAAAgggggggtaaaggggaaggattcaTGGGGCCTATGAGTGAcagggggcccagaagggccctcaatgcaattgtaatactGACAAAATTATCTGATACTTAATAataaacttacaatcatgcAAACAATTGAGTCACAATGCAACGGTATTActaagtttttatgttttggaaaCACTTCTGAACATTGAACCCCCCTCTATATTTgccttaaatggttcagtccacctgctccttcagctgcgAAGCAGcgcaacagacagacagcgagTGGAAGCTTAGACGGCAGCATTCCTCAAAAGTCAGGAAGCTtaaaacgaaaagaaaaaaaagctgagactggagagagaacagagggatggacagtacgtcacccaCTTCTTCCAGAGACGAGGTGGTCAGTTAgctcgtctgatggaaagttgtggaacagcttgttgtctcttcaaAACTTAgttcatataagctagctcactttgctccatattagctcatatttctgaataatagaaaaaaagtttggaattattaatattaaataaaaatagtttgcatttattttctagGTTTTCtaggtcaggtcagtagtttggacTCATCCTGCagacatttctagtgcagcagactgggtgactgctttcagtccaatcagagaaatatttacattttctagatatcagaagattaactagcaacaaccatatagcatcatatatgttcccccactaatctaatgcttcacctgtgcgtctacagatctggagataaattagacttcatgttgctacatgaggagacgatgacgtggaggattggtagtcagatcagtttcccttcacattgttggtgaaatcactgaaagcacctttaagtaaaacaaatagtgggaggccaccagaaataatgattgtgattttattacacatgacattacatgatTGGAGATGCTATATGATAGAACAgctgatagaatagaaagctggacttcaggacttgataagtggttttccagggagaaagctccacgttgggctcttggttAAAAAGGCTGAGCAATGAGATTGCAAGAGCTTGGCTCAGCAATAGTGCACCTTTAcctctccttgatatcttattacacaaagttctaccttttaaaatgtgattatttaattttaaagatgcTCCCAGCCGTTGTTCAGCTATAAATCTCCACAGaggtttgcttgtgaccgttttacattcagttcatataaaacaataaaccatgtgaggtcctgctattttttgtttatgagcctacctaatttattttaccattggcttctgatttaatgatgataattTCGCCAAtataataaatcataaaaaatgagcggtcattttgtttttgatggtgttttagctgagatttgatttgtttctccacagatgattaatgcatttcattttcatggaaaaggttattttgtatttaagttttgtatttgtaatttgttttgtaattatcatgagataattaagtatttaaaaaaagagagatgggtttttaaatataaagtatccgtcttgcagcaaatagttgaatctaaattaacttcattgtatttttagtgcttcctcTACCAACtagcctgtcatgtttttcttttaatttcttttaatttaatttattttaatgctattttgatggtcaaaatagcattaaaattgCCAATTGGATGTAGGGGGGGCCCActgagtttcttttcatggggcccaaaatctctaGCAGCGCCCCTGCCAACACCTACAAAGAAGCTGACTTTAACACATTTGACCAAAAGTATCCAACTATCAGCCCACAACCAATAACAAATAGgctagataataaataaattcagaaagctgctgactcactgttGATGTTCATAAATGATGATTAAAAGTCACGTGTTTTTTACATATCTTTATCACTTCCTCTCAAAACCTCTGCCTCTCACATTGCTGTTCCTCCAGCTTCAGACAGAGGAAACATTTTCAagctaaaagtaaaatattcaaCAATTATTCCATGACAAGCTGGGGCCTGAGCCACAATAAGCTTCCAGCAAGCATGTTATAAATGTGATCTCATGTTCAGACTCGTGATAAAGTGGACTAAAACAGGAAATTCCACCAAAATTAAATCTCAAAATGTCCTTGCAGAAATGCATATGccatatatatgcatatatttaATGCAACAGACACAATAAATAACATACTACTGGCTATTGACTTGAGGATGTTGTTGATTTTAAGGCACATTAAACAGGCATTTAATTTCATACTTAAATAACTGGTCATGTATAAAGATTCTGCTATCAGACTGCATTTCTCTTATTTTGCTGACTGGCAACATGGTGTGCCCTGACCCTCACCTTGTAGtagctgggataagctccagcccCATCgcaaccctgcattggaataagcaggtatatTATTAACCTCCCCTTAACACAAACGGGTAAGAGGGCTGCTAGTCTGCTGGAACATGCCTGCTTGTTTATTCACCTGGAACAGCTGAGTCACTTGACAGCACAACATCAAAAACAACAGCAGGCAAGAGGAGCATAGTGTAAGGGAGCTTTACTTTGGACAGATGCAGACAGTCAGGTCACTTCTTGGATGAAAGGCAGAAACACATACTGCATTGAGGAGAGAAACTGAAACTAAAGTGTCGATCTTATTGGTGTTGATCAACATTGGCATAGATATTATTGATATTCAAATCGATCCGCCCACCACTACCAGACAGTCTGTAGCGTGCACATAATAGAAATTAAAAACTAGCATCTGTAATTACTTTGGCCTTTAATGGGGGACTTCATTTGCTCAGGAGCACAAAAGAACTCTGATGTAGATCAAAGAAGCGTACTCTGTTCTGCCTGCAAACGTAGCTTTTGGCTtacaagtgctttacataaaacattaaaagcattacagctgggtgcagaggaagcattaaaagataatttaatttttttgttttttgaactAAGACCAAAAAATGTCACGGTGCTGAGGCTGGAGTGGATatttcccagccgtccctgaaggcacCCTCCCTCTACCTCTGATTACTTGCCCTGATTGCCGATGTGCTCCACCTGTACTGTGTCTAGATATAAACCAGAGTTTTTCTACTTCTCATTGCCAGATCGTCTGTGTTAACTCCTGCACGTTCCTAGCCCTTCTCTTCAGGCTACGGACATGTTATCTACTGGAGTTTTTGTTCCTGCCagttttataatttcttttgtgAATTTTTGGAACTCTGACCTTCAGCTTGTCTTCTAGGATTGGATGTGGATTACGGACCTTGTTTACTCCTTTTTTGGATGGATAGGAGGATTTCTCTGGACCCCTTTGGAAGTCTCAACCCAAGTCAGGAAAACCCAGCACTATTTAACCTTTTTGGTTTTGCTAACACTGTCTCTGGTTCTGCAGTTCTAACAGCCTCCTGGTGAAGATCCCTCTTGCAGCCCTCCCTCTCTCTGAGATCCCAAATTTGGATTCCATTTCTCGCTGGCAAACCCACTGACAGACCAGATTCAACAACCCTGAATTATTCATCCAATCCTTAGGTCTCTGATATTTATTGTGGGTCCAATCTACTGAACCGtgacaaaaaagttaaatagaataagataaaatacaagaaataaaagttacattaaggattttttttaaagtctacaaacatttttaaccttattaaaactgctgagagtttcagcagacatgcagttttctgggagtttgtgcCACATATGAGGAGCAAATTCTCAGAAACCACCAAGCTTCTGGTTATTGGACAATCTACTCTACTGCCTGACCCACTGCTGATCCAAGCCACTCTAATGCCAGAAAATCAGATGAATCTCAAACATATCTCTGTGTTTATACATAGCACCTACAGTTAAGTAAGAGtacattaaagaaaagaaatatatactCACAGTGGACCTGTATTTTTAAGGGCAGTGTTCTTTCTTCTCTCAGGGCTTCAGCAGTGACGACACACTGGACCAAACCACCGTTGATTTCTTTGGTAGGTTTTCCAAACAGTGAGCTCACTGTGGTGGTCGTCCCGTTCTCATGCTGAGTGGAGCTGTTCGTCACTCTCAGTTTTTGGCCCAAAGTGTTGGTCTTCCACCTCACATCAGCAGGTGGTTTGGAACCTGCCGCTGTGCAGTTTGAAATAAGAACTTCTTTATCTCCCGACATAACTGGATTATTCTCCAGGCTTGTGGATGGAGGCACTAGGGGGATAAAAAGTGCGTCAACTTGTACGCAAGAgcttctcttgctctctctagtacagatataaacacatttaaaaggttGCAATGACTTTCAACTTACCAAGCAATCTAAGAGGTACTACTTGTCTCTGATTTCCACTGGGGAACAAAGTGATGATGCATGTGTAGTTTCCTTCATCCATCAGTGTTACACTGGATAACTGGAGCGTTCCATCTTTGCCACGGAAATCCCCAACAAATGTAAAGCGGTTATCGTCTCCATTTATAAAACGAGGTCCATCGTCGTCAATTGTGTAGAAATTGTCAACATGGGGTTTCCCTCTCGTTATCCTCTGCCATGAGATCTGAGTGAGGGTATCACTGGTGTCGGGCTGTTTGCAGGGTAAAGTTGCTGTATCTCCAAGGTGCTTCGCTGAACTTCCATCTTGTGCTGTGAAGTTAAATATTATCAGGTTATCATTATGTAAAATGTTCTgtaacacaataaaaatagtaatataAGAGTTTGAAAACAAAGTATTATATAACCACCTCCTTACAAAGACTGTATCTGGTCACAAGATGATAACTAAGTTTTAGGtctaaatgtgtttaaagttcTGAGCTATGATGCTTCCTGCTTCCTTATACACTCGCTTGCTGCTTGCTCTCACTCTTAGCTTTGATTTTATTGGCTTTTATGCtgattttttcactttttttacttACAAAACTACACACATTAGCTTTTAAATTCCTATAACATCCCTGGGActaaatcattttttaattaaaactgcaacatttttcaTAGTTCTTTTATCTTCAGTGCTCTGTGTGCATGGCAAGGTGGAAAGGTGGAAATGTTGAAGTAACTGGACTGTGTAGAAATTAAACAACCTAGCCATGTTTTGGAAACAGCAAGGATGAGCAAGCTAACAGACAGCTAAAAAGCACAGATAACACTACCAAGAAAGAGGCAGCCTTTAATAATAACCTATTAATAACCCTCCCTGAAACTGTCCTGGTGCAAAGCCAAAAAGTAAATCATGCTTTCtggaaaaggaaggaaaacgTATGACAGGCCGTGTGTAACAAGCTGAAGTCTGTGATCAGACTGACTGGCCACCACTCCCTACAAAACAAAAGAGTTATGTACCCCACTACATGGGAGGAAACAGGGCTGGACAACTGAGATTGTTGACAACAAATGTCCAAAACATTTCAATGAGAAACTGCAGAAAAGATTTGATTCACTGTATGAGGATCCGGGATCTTTTTTGTATGACCACCTATCCCCGGGCTGTGAGGTGAGGATTGATAACCAGTCAGAAAGGAAAAGCTCAAGGCTGGGCCTGAAACTTTGATTATTGATTCTACTGTAAATGATGTTCAACGGATGTGAAGAAAGAACACCAAAGTCCTCTGCTTTCCTAAGGAAATGATCAGTGACACAGGAGAAAATTCTGAATGCTgtgtaaatcaaacaaaacacagtggaaACCCAGAGGAGGAGCTGTATCTGCCCCCACTCAGCCTCAAAATATAAAGACATTGGCGATGGCTAAAGGAAGGATCTTTATTTGGACCCAACATTGGGCTGGGTGATTGTGATGGACTGAGCAGTGAAGGACAATCAGGCACAGATTTAAAGTTCAAAAAAAGAGGGTTTTATTTTCACCCACAAAAAGTAATCCaaacaattattaaatcaatgaataatctagctcaggggtagccaacgtcggtcctcgagggcaccaatccggcaggttttccagatttccctgctccagcacacctgactcaaattaaatggatccaacagcctataaggatctccacaatgacttgttagtttaagtcaggtgtgttggagcacggaaatctggaaaacctgccggattggtgccctcgaggaccgacgttggctacccctgatctagtccataaaagaggtcaacataACAAAACTACTTAAAGAACTTGTGgcaaaaataactcaaacaaaccgaccaaacaaatgaaacaaactgaccCGACAACTGAGACACAATGGTAAACTTAAAGTGGCTGATCAGcccaaacaaaagacacaaaggggtaacacacaaaaacctaactaagctaacaaagaaaaaccttaaTTCCCCCCCCTCTTGATGCTGTGAGTGATCTGGTCCAATTAGTTGGCTCCACCCCGTGGCCACCTGCTGGTTCCCATGCCAAAGGACTGGAGCCACTGAAACaactcaaaagaaataaattataacACCACAATACAATCCAGAATGCATGCCAGTTCCAGAATATACATGCTGTCACTtatgaaattaaactaatgtcCAACCAAATCATATAATGCtctgtaaattaaatctaatatgaaatatataaatgtgtgtgtagtaCTGTCTACTGCAGATTACCACTCCTGTGTGGCTGTAGATGCAGCCATCACAGTGATAAAATGACAAACATTATTGCTATAAAAAGTGAGTTGATAACAATGATAAACTATGGTAATATTTTACTTGATATGCCATTTCATCAAGCAGAAGGGTGACAGACGCCTGTTAGCAGCACAGGGGatacaataaataattatatgtgGCCACTtacgaaataaataaatattaaattaattattaatgtgttaatgtcgtttttactgttaaaatctacagttttcacaagaagcagaagtggactatttcattgtgatgcgttgccaaggtaactggCTAagacagaacctgcagcttggtcGGCCTGCAGTTAcgttacgtgacacaaagattcatttcagagggcgggtgcagctcttacagcttgtgtgtgtccagaggatgatgcgacattttgtttcaaacagtcaaagtccacagaaagtttcctaaatagtttttataatgttctccaccattcactctgtatcaagcaagtaagaaactgttgctccattctcgtctcccCTGGACTGACAGAGTCCAATAAGCccgcaagctgctttcacagcgatgcgccgtcacagacatgatctggcatGTCTGCAGCCCAGCGTCTGAGTTtgttgccacagttaccaaTTAATATTTAGTcagtgcaataatttacaggttataaggctatttgaccagaatttcttttataggtgtccattatcactttttaacgGAAaccctacagccaatcagaatcgagtttTCACCCagacctatttatttattttttaggagAAAGTGTGCAACAGAAAACGCGACTAATGTTGTGAACAGTGGACTCACCTCCAGTGTTTTAGTCACCAGCTGCATCAAACCATTTGTAAatgaatgaacattttaaactttaaaaatatccTAACTGATTTTACCAGGCACATATTCGTTATATCAGGCTGGGGTGTTTTGTTTTCCCCTTCCCATTATTAAGTGTAACACAGGGAGATGTGGCCCGGATCGTGACTGAGGGCAGGACCACAAGAGCCCACTGGTAGACCAACCCAATTCCCAAAGAATGGTCTAGGGCTCCCTATTACGGAGTATGCAAGTTGGATCTGGCTATTAATTTATAGAAACAAGacagtttagaaaaaaataatctctctttattaaacaatgtataaaacgcaacacaataaaacacgtTGAGTAATCTTGGTTGTTAACACAAAATCCACtgcaaccaaaaccaaaaaccaaaacaaaccaagagttagtaaattaataacaaaaccCAACCAAACATAAATCCCCAAATTACCAAACCCTTAAAAAAACGCGTTTTGCAGACTATTAAACTTAACCAAAAAGGGGCGTGGACCCTCTATTAGGACGTAGGTTAAGTGGGACAGTCAACTCTAAGGTGCGCAAAATCAGCTACTGAGAGCACcatagactaaagagagcacagtAGGGAGCAAAGGCAATCTGTTTTGCAGAGAGAACACAAAGTTAGCCACAATACATGCTGACCAAGAAGCCAACTAGTCTTATCCATACCTCTGTCCCAAGTAACGTAGCTCTACTCCAACGCCACTCTAGAAATACCAGCAGCACAGTCTAGTGTGGAAGAATACACATTAGCCTGGTGTATACATAATATGCATCCTACAACGTCATACTAGCACTTACCTTCGCCAGCAAAGCTTGGAGAAAATCCACGGCCCAAACAATAAAACCAGATGACCTGGCTCTAACAACAAACCACGGCAACCAGCTCGTGGCGACACGCCGCACCGCCGCCAACACGGCCAAAGGTAGAGAGAGGAAGACTGTCTTGCTACTCCACCTGTTTATACTCTCCCTGATGAGCCTAAGCGGAGAAACGGAAGCAGAAGTACGGCCTATGATGCCTTCACGACCACGCATAGGGTCGGAAAACACATCACCATAATTACATAAGTATAATTAAAAATAGCTCATAATTATAATACCAATTACCTAATGGCAGTTGACTAGTGTGTAAGTGTAATAATTTGTGGGAACTGTAATGCAACATTACTTATTATTCAgtttaacataaacataacatcaACTGTCTTtgcattttgttgtatttatccTCAGAAGGAACTGTTAAAGATAAGAGGATAGAAAGCGCTGTGGCTGTGTGCAGTAAAGTTGTCAGTGCCGTTTCTTtctaatggaaaaataaaaaaggctctCACTGCAGCTCAAGAAGAGCTGAAACTTCAAAAGCACAGGCTGATCAATAATTCGCCCAACCAGCTAATCGACAGAGTGTTAGCACCGTTGGTAATATCGTATCCTGTTACAGGGCAGCTCTGAAGCCAGATGCTGCCGACAGACTTGTTTTTCTGGCAGAGAATCTTAAATGGTTATGTAGATACCACCACATTAACTCG
Protein-coding sequences here:
- the si:ch211-214p13.3 gene encoding poliovirus receptor homolog; its protein translation is MLHILILLRLLLSSIQIQAQDGSSAKHLGDTATLPCKQPDTSDTLTQISWQRITRGKPHVDNFYTIDDDGPRFINGDDNRFTFVGDFRGKDGTLQLSSVTLMDEGNYTCIITLFPSGNQRQVVPLRLLVPPSTSLENNPVMSGDKEVLISNCTAAGSKPPADVRWKTNTLGQKLRVTNSSTQHENGTTTTVSSLFGKPTKEINGGLVQCVVTAEALREERTLPLKIQVHFSPTEVIISETGKDSFECKSEANPNAIITWSRSGQSRPPSARVDGAVLQFTSMTSDLTGLYQCEASNPYGRKEGFLYIHVSSGGSNAGWVLFALLLAVLLIGAGVWKLRQSEKWRSCLPGREEPQGDPNPSSPEQPGPHEDDPLNEERSL